CCTCAAGAAGTCAAAAGAGTTTTAATATTTATAAAATCAGTAATTAAATTTATAAAAGATCAAGGGATAACACCTATGCAAGAGATCAACAGAGTTTTTGAAGGAACAGCTGAAGATATAGCAGAAATGGACTATGTAGGGGAAGAGTTCATAGATGATGAAGTAAAAAAATTAAGGGTAATTGCCCCTGGTTATAAATATAAAGATCTAATAATTTCTATTCCAAAAGTTGAAGAGGTGGATGAGTAATGGAAAATAAATTATATTTTGGTATTGATTTAGGAACAACAAACTCAGCGATATGCTATGGATATTTAGATGGAGAAGATAAATTAAGAACTCAAATTTGTAAAACAAATAGAAGAGGAAAAGAAGGAGGGACAGAGTCAAAAAAGACTCTTCCTTCAGTAGTTTATTATAAAGTAGATAATAAAACAAAGGAGATTCATGAAATAGTTGGAGATTTTGCTAAAAACCAATATGGGAAAAAATATGGTAGTGTTATAAAATCAGCAAAAAATTTTATGGGGGAAACAACTCCAATAGCTTTAGATGAAAAAATTGGAAGTAAACTTCCTGAAGAGGTTTCTGCTTCAATTTTAAAACATTTAGTGTTAGGTACAAAAGATAAACTTACTTTATCTGATATACCTAAAAATGTAATAATAACTATTCCAGCTTCTTTTGATTCAGATCAATGTAATGCTACATTGAAAGCTGCAGAATTAGCTGGATTAGATGTAAAAGATGAAAATGGAAACTATAAAAAAGATATGCTACTTTATGAAACTAAAGCTGTTATCTATAATATTTCTAATATGGTTTCTTTAGGAGAGATTCCTAAAAATGTCATAGATTTTTCTACAAAGAAAAATGTTATGGTATTTGATTTAGGTGGGGGGACACTAGATGTAGCTCTATATGAGGTATGTAATAGTGAAAAAATGAACTTTCCAATAATTGATGAATTAGCAGTTGGAAGATATACAAGAATAGGAGGAGATGATTTTGATCAGCTTTTAGCTAAAGATTTAGTTAAGAAATTTTTAGATTATACAGGAATGAGTTCTAGTGAGGTAAATATTCCTGAACTTACTCAAATAATGGAGAGTAGAGCTGAGTATTTAAAATTAGAATTAAGTGATAAAGTATTTGATAGTAAATTTGCAGGAGGAAAAATTTCAGATGATGAAGAGTTTGAAATTTCTGAGATGGATATCTATAAAGGAGCAGAATTTGAAGCTTATTTAAGAAAAAGAGAGATTGAAACTGTATTATCTCCTTTAATGGGAAATCATTTGAAAAAAGAGGATATTAAAAGAATAGATAATTTAACTTCAGAAAAAGATGTAAATAATATTATTTATCCTATTCTAGATGTTCTAGCTAAAGCTAAAGATAATGGTTATTCAACAGATGTTGATGCTATTATCTTAAATGGAGGAATGACAAAGTTCTATTTAATTAAAGATAGAATAGAGAAGTTCTTTGGAATAACTCCAATAACTGTTAATGATCCTGATTTAGCTGTGGCAAAAGGAGCATCATTCTATCAATATTGTTTAGAGAAATTAGGAATAAATAGTATTAGGGAGAGAGAACAAGAGAAAGAAAAGGAAAAAGTTGTAACTAAAACTCCAAAAAAATCAACTTTACTACAATTAGGAACAGTAATTGTAAATGATGATATTAATCTTGGTTTAGAAAAAGGGTATGTACGTAAACTTGTAAAAGCTGGAACTAAATTACCTACTGGAGATATAGAATTAGATTCATTCCAACTTCCAGTTGGAACAAATGAGATAGAATTACCTATATATCTTGGAAGAGGAAAAACTACAAATTTACCAAATAGAAAAATAGCCAATAGAGTAATTAATTTAAAGAAAAGTTATCCACCAGGAACTGTTGTAACACTAGTAGTTAATGTAGATGAAAATAAAGTAGTTACTTTAAGTGGATATGTGGGAAATGATAAAGAAGAGAAGATAGAAGTTACAATAGACACAGGAGACTCTAATAAAACTAAAGAAAAATCAACAAAAATAGGTACTACTAACTATGATAATGTAAATCCAGCTGTAGAAATAGAAACATTAAGAGTTAATACTGAGATATTGGAAACTGTTAAAAGACAACATAAGGGAGCAGGAGCTATGCACCCACAATTAAAACAAAAACAAACTAATGCTAAATTTAAAATCTCAGAAACAGTATCTATAATTAAAGGTTGTAACAATAAAGAGGCTTTTGAAAAACTTTTACTTGAAAAATTAAACTCTTTAGATAACTCTAAAATATTTAGAGGAATATTATTTGATTTAGGAGCAAATATATTTCCTCATATGAGTAAACAAGGACAAGAAATTTTTATGAGAGCTTGTAGAGGTGCAATTAATACTAATGCAATGATGAATAACTTAAATAAAGATACTATAACTAAAGCT
This sequence is a window from Fusobacterium varium. Protein-coding genes within it:
- a CDS encoding Hsp70 family protein; the encoded protein is MENKLYFGIDLGTTNSAICYGYLDGEDKLRTQICKTNRRGKEGGTESKKTLPSVVYYKVDNKTKEIHEIVGDFAKNQYGKKYGSVIKSAKNFMGETTPIALDEKIGSKLPEEVSASILKHLVLGTKDKLTLSDIPKNVIITIPASFDSDQCNATLKAAELAGLDVKDENGNYKKDMLLYETKAVIYNISNMVSLGEIPKNVIDFSTKKNVMVFDLGGGTLDVALYEVCNSEKMNFPIIDELAVGRYTRIGGDDFDQLLAKDLVKKFLDYTGMSSSEVNIPELTQIMESRAEYLKLELSDKVFDSKFAGGKISDDEEFEISEMDIYKGAEFEAYLRKREIETVLSPLMGNHLKKEDIKRIDNLTSEKDVNNIIYPILDVLAKAKDNGYSTDVDAIILNGGMTKFYLIKDRIEKFFGITPITVNDPDLAVAKGASFYQYCLEKLGINSIREREQEKEKEKVVTKTPKKSTLLQLGTVIVNDDINLGLEKGYVRKLVKAGTKLPTGDIELDSFQLPVGTNEIELPIYLGRGKTTNLPNRKIANRVINLKKSYPPGTVVTLVVNVDENKVVTLSGYVGNDKEEKIEVTIDTGDSNKTKEKSTKIGTTNYDNVNPAVEIETLRVNTEILETVKRQHKGAGAMHPQLKQKQTNAKFKISETVSIIKGCNNKEAFEKLLLEKLNSLDNSKIFRGILFDLGANIFPHMSKQGQEIFMRACRGAINTNAMMNNLNKDTITKAIIAIGEIGDYSSIPTFEKLISDPCARNYIVNIVRTLGKLAPDNEILAKRFMDISIDNVEIDPYIYAVGKSFSRKFSGRTDSEVKKIVEKLMKILKLEKQNKDMALLAIGEICNTLDDVQFKLDEKFIEKVGKELALYKRNCTEETHRDRAELVVNVVLGLKLTPEEERM